In Synechococcus sp. A18-25c, a single window of DNA contains:
- a CDS encoding photosystem I reaction center subunit VIII, producing MTGEFAAAWLPVIFVPIIGIVFPAVFIVLVGRVITAAE from the coding sequence ATGACTGGAGAATTTGCAGCCGCATGGCTGCCGGTGATCTTTGTTCCGATCATCGGAATTGTTTTCCCCGCAGTTTTCATCGTTCTCGTTGGACGTGTGATTACAGCAGCTGAGTGA
- a CDS encoding glycosyltransferase family 2 protein — protein MTAGLDLSVVVPLYNEEESLPELVEQLLTALRPTGERFELVLVNDGSTDGTSHVLERISAEVPELVGVLLRKNYGQTAAMAAGFDVAQGQVIVSLDGDLQNDPADIPQLLNKLREGFDLVSGWRFDRQDAELQRKLPSRLANRLIGRVTGVRLHDYGCSLKAYDRDVLSDMRLYGELHRFLPALAFIEGARITEVKVNHRARQYGTSKYGIDRTFRVLMDLLTVWFMKRFLTRPMYVFGFGGLIAIATSLVASSYLLVIKLMGADIGNRPLLTMAVVLGLAGIQLFCFGLLAELLIRTYHESQGRPIYRIRATLRGGRAT, from the coding sequence ATGACGGCTGGGCTGGACCTTTCGGTCGTGGTTCCCCTTTACAACGAAGAGGAAAGCCTGCCGGAGCTGGTGGAGCAGCTCCTGACAGCGCTTCGACCGACTGGTGAACGCTTCGAGCTGGTGCTCGTGAACGACGGGTCGACCGATGGAACCTCCCATGTTCTGGAGCGCATCAGTGCCGAGGTTCCCGAACTGGTCGGCGTGTTGCTGCGCAAGAACTACGGCCAGACCGCAGCCATGGCCGCCGGTTTCGATGTCGCTCAGGGGCAAGTGATCGTGAGTCTGGATGGGGATCTTCAAAACGATCCCGCCGACATTCCACAGCTGCTGAACAAGCTGCGTGAGGGCTTCGACCTGGTGAGTGGCTGGCGCTTCGATCGCCAGGATGCGGAGCTTCAGCGCAAACTCCCTTCGCGGCTGGCCAATCGACTGATCGGCCGCGTGACCGGCGTGCGGCTCCACGATTACGGCTGTTCACTGAAGGCCTACGACCGCGATGTGCTCTCTGACATGCGGCTCTACGGGGAACTGCATCGCTTTCTCCCCGCACTGGCCTTCATCGAGGGGGCTCGCATTACCGAGGTGAAGGTGAATCACCGGGCCCGCCAATACGGAACCAGCAAGTACGGCATTGACCGCACCTTCCGCGTGCTGATGGATCTGCTCACGGTGTGGTTTATGAAGCGCTTTCTCACCCGACCCATGTATGTGTTCGGATTCGGGGGACTGATTGCCATTGCCACCAGCCTTGTCGCGAGCTCTTACCTGTTGGTGATCAAGCTAATGGGCGCGGACATCGGCAACCGTCCTTTGTTGACGATGGCCGTGGTGCTTGGGCTTGCGGGGATCCAGTTGTTCTGCTTCGGACTGCTCGCGGAGCTCCTGATTCGCACGTATCACGAAAGCCAAGGACGGCCGATTTACCGCATCCGCGCCACGTTGCGAGGCGGTCGAGCCACTTGA